The following are encoded together in the Paludisphaera mucosa genome:
- a CDS encoding glycosyltransferase family 39 protein — protein sequence MKPAEPTPGTLTNRREWAFVAAMTAFGLGVRAWGLGRLGLVHFDEGIYAIAGLWPLGPGGIDPLVVPYAPAGFPLLVGLAYTILGPSDVAAILVSVATGTLAIPAAAWLARRTFGPGAGATVAALVAASGFHVAFSRMALTDATFVLCWLVGLVLGQRFLERPGAVTSILLGAATGVAQLVKYSGWTLGVAVMITAATITALDSSRRTASYQRRVWGWGSLAAVVAALAYAPWFAFVESHGGYAALMAHHRGYVGSVGSWLPHWAHQLEQMSILSGGFAWNLAACILTVAGVALVRGRVRTSRRAWLGIASLAAAAVAAPTVLWWVGLARLVFLGNGASPGLRLLGVAWVGLSILTPFYHPYARLWLPIQALGWVATAGLLASLIEPGMSAMTELRWNRVPLAVACCGAALSQSLIASSVPIGAEASPGILAPSDSLRLATARLLKSLPEGKTGLRALVRPPFTFYYARGGGGVRVEGDLEGLLKNDDGSWVLVDLAQLRQSGDVARLQERWETRATFPTWLNLPTRLDVDPGATAGARPEEADAPLWLMVPRGTGDPR from the coding sequence ATGAAGCCAGCCGAGCCGACGCCGGGAACCCTGACGAATCGCCGCGAGTGGGCCTTCGTGGCCGCCATGACGGCCTTCGGGCTGGGCGTGCGGGCCTGGGGCCTGGGCCGGCTGGGGCTCGTCCATTTCGATGAAGGGATCTATGCGATCGCCGGGCTCTGGCCGCTCGGGCCGGGCGGGATCGACCCGCTGGTGGTCCCCTACGCCCCGGCCGGATTCCCGCTGCTCGTCGGCCTGGCCTACACGATCCTCGGGCCGAGCGACGTCGCGGCGATCCTGGTCTCGGTGGCGACCGGCACGCTGGCGATCCCGGCCGCGGCCTGGCTCGCCCGGCGCACGTTCGGGCCCGGCGCCGGCGCGACGGTCGCGGCGCTCGTCGCGGCCTCGGGTTTCCACGTCGCCTTCTCGCGGATGGCGCTCACCGACGCGACGTTCGTCCTCTGCTGGCTGGTCGGGCTCGTCCTGGGTCAGCGGTTCCTGGAACGCCCCGGCGCGGTCACCTCGATCCTCCTCGGCGCGGCGACCGGGGTCGCGCAGCTCGTCAAGTACAGCGGCTGGACGCTGGGGGTCGCCGTGATGATCACCGCCGCGACGATCACGGCACTCGACTCCTCGCGACGAACGGCGTCATATCAGCGGCGTGTCTGGGGCTGGGGATCGCTGGCGGCGGTCGTGGCGGCTTTGGCTTACGCCCCCTGGTTCGCGTTCGTCGAGTCGCACGGAGGGTACGCCGCGCTGATGGCGCATCATCGCGGCTACGTCGGCTCGGTCGGGTCGTGGCTCCCGCACTGGGCGCACCAGCTCGAACAGATGAGCATCTTATCGGGAGGTTTCGCGTGGAACCTCGCTGCTTGCATCCTGACCGTCGCCGGCGTGGCGCTGGTCCGGGGTCGGGTCCGGACCTCGCGGCGGGCGTGGCTTGGGATCGCCTCGCTCGCCGCGGCGGCCGTCGCGGCTCCCACGGTCTTGTGGTGGGTCGGACTCGCCCGGCTGGTCTTCCTCGGGAATGGGGCGTCGCCGGGGCTCCGGCTGCTGGGCGTCGCCTGGGTCGGGCTCTCGATCCTGACGCCGTTCTATCATCCCTACGCGCGGCTCTGGCTGCCGATCCAGGCGCTCGGCTGGGTCGCGACCGCGGGGCTCCTCGCCAGCCTGATCGAACCGGGGATGAGTGCCATGACCGAGCTGCGATGGAACCGCGTCCCGCTGGCCGTCGCTTGCTGTGGGGCGGCCCTGTCGCAATCGCTGATCGCTTCGAGCGTACCCATCGGGGCGGAGGCGAGCCCGGGGATCCTCGCCCCCAGCGACTCGCTGCGGCTGGCGACGGCCCGGCTCTTGAAGAGTCTTCCCGAGGGCAAGACGGGGCTTCGGGCGCTGGTCCGGCCGCCGTTCACCTTCTATTATGCGCGGGGCGGGGGTGGGGTCCGGGTCGAGGGCGATCTGGAGGGCCTCTTGAAGAACGACGACGGTTCGTGGGTTCTTGTGGATCTCGCTCAGCTTCGCCAGTCCGGCGACGTCGCCCGATTGCAGGAGCGCTGGGAGACGCGGGCCACCTTTCCCACCTGGCTGAACCTGCCGACTCGTCTCGACGTCGACCCCGGCGCGACGGCCGGGGCCCGGCCCGAGGAAGCCGACGCCCCCCTATGGTTGATGGTCCCCCGAGGCACCGGAGATCCCCGATGA
- a CDS encoding DUF1559 family PulG-like putative transporter, whose protein sequence is MISAPRRGFTLIECLVTVVVLGVLAGLMLAVVMRAREAARRTQCASHLHNVGLALHQHQEARGTFPSGAGSASFLWKILPFLEQEPLHKTLIDDRTAAIPLPGLYLCPSDSARTAPMSRFATNYAGNAGVFGREPVAAWDGVFSNEELTPRDVGDGLSHTAAVVEWIVGGGDVSRATRLGSIYIVDDAFPDSAAGLDDFAKACDASGPGGPWPAAVPFKGSYWFRGRLGHSLYTHALPPDHPSCRAAPDLNAITAGSLHGDGCNVLLLDGAVRFVRDTVNPSVWRGLGTRGGGEAIPGTAY, encoded by the coding sequence ATGATTTCCGCCCCACGCCGCGGCTTCACGCTCATCGAGTGCCTGGTGACCGTCGTCGTCCTCGGCGTGCTCGCGGGCCTCATGCTCGCGGTCGTGATGCGGGCCCGCGAGGCGGCGCGGCGGACGCAGTGCGCCTCGCACCTGCATAACGTGGGCCTCGCCCTCCATCAGCATCAGGAGGCCCGGGGCACCTTCCCCTCGGGCGCAGGGTCGGCCTCGTTCCTCTGGAAGATCCTCCCGTTCCTGGAGCAGGAGCCCCTGCACAAGACGTTGATCGACGACCGGACGGCGGCGATCCCGCTGCCGGGCCTCTACCTCTGCCCTTCCGACTCCGCCCGCACCGCGCCGATGTCGCGGTTCGCCACCAACTACGCGGGGAACGCCGGCGTGTTCGGTCGCGAGCCCGTCGCCGCCTGGGACGGCGTCTTCTCGAATGAGGAGCTGACCCCCCGCGACGTCGGCGACGGCTTGAGCCACACCGCGGCGGTCGTCGAGTGGATCGTCGGCGGCGGCGACGTCTCGCGGGCCACCCGGCTCGGCTCGATCTACATCGTCGATGACGCCTTCCCCGACTCGGCGGCCGGGCTCGACGACTTCGCGAAGGCCTGCGACGCGTCCGGTCCGGGCGGGCCCTGGCCGGCGGCGGTGCCGTTCAAGGGCTCGTACTGGTTCCGGGGCCGGCTCGGGCATTCCCTCTACACCCACGCCCTGCCGCCCGATCATCCGTCCTGCCGCGCGGCGCCGGACCTGAACGCCATCACCGCCGGCAGCCTCCACGGCGACGGCTGCAACGTCCTGCTCCTGGACGGCGCGGTGCGGTTCGTGCGCGATACCGTCAATCCGTCGGTCTGGCGCGGCCTCGGCACCCGCGGCGGCGGGGAGGCGATCCCCGGGACGGCGTACTGA
- a CDS encoding glucose-6-phosphate dehydrogenase assembly protein OpcA — MSEAISDAFLEGQGIPVPLAQIDASLEKLWGPAAERVGGPELENPTVTRVVLANLVVERLTPDAGALRPVVETVVGQFPCRAIVIRLSEEPGRKVSAEVSAVCTLPEPGSPQVCSERIVLKAGRDALDLLPGAIRPLLEAELPMVLWWTTDPTEHEELFRDLADESSRIMLDLPDPGASAAALRLGLDPDLGSCSRDAVWYGLIHWRELVAQLFDCPIHRQSLGRIDAVRIDALSSDPSTPPRLALWLAAWLAAQLGWTPEGTPEVAPDGDGSTFRATFNAPAGPLFLEVHTGPLTADLTPTPRLLGVALSARGESGPESFRLERTSPGSPDVRIHVDAPGYCRIPNIVHADALDPAHRVAAALELSRFDPPFEKATPFLLWLLEHAEAAAR, encoded by the coding sequence ATGTCCGAGGCCATTTCCGACGCATTCCTGGAAGGTCAGGGGATCCCCGTCCCGCTGGCGCAGATCGACGCCTCGCTGGAGAAGCTCTGGGGACCGGCGGCCGAACGCGTGGGCGGGCCCGAGCTGGAGAACCCCACCGTGACGCGGGTCGTGCTGGCGAACCTCGTCGTCGAGCGGCTGACGCCCGACGCAGGGGCGCTGCGGCCGGTGGTGGAGACGGTCGTGGGCCAATTCCCCTGCCGCGCGATCGTGATCCGACTGTCCGAAGAGCCCGGCCGCAAGGTCTCGGCCGAGGTCTCCGCCGTCTGCACCCTGCCCGAGCCCGGCTCGCCCCAGGTCTGCTCCGAGCGGATCGTCCTGAAGGCCGGCCGCGACGCGCTCGACCTGCTCCCCGGCGCGATCCGGCCCCTGCTGGAGGCCGAGCTGCCGATGGTCCTCTGGTGGACGACCGACCCGACCGAGCACGAGGAACTCTTCCGCGACCTCGCCGACGAGAGCAGCCGGATCATGCTCGACCTGCCCGACCCCGGCGCGTCGGCCGCGGCGCTCCGGCTCGGCCTCGATCCGGACCTTGGCTCGTGCAGCCGCGACGCCGTCTGGTACGGCCTCATCCACTGGCGCGAGCTGGTCGCGCAGCTCTTCGACTGCCCGATCCACCGCCAGTCCCTGGGCCGCATCGACGCCGTCCGGATCGACGCCCTCTCCTCGGACCCGTCCACGCCCCCCCGGCTGGCCCTGTGGCTCGCGGCCTGGCTCGCCGCCCAACTCGGCTGGACTCCCGAGGGGACGCCCGAGGTGGCGCCCGACGGCGACGGCTCGACGTTCCGAGCGACCTTCAATGCGCCCGCGGGGCCCCTCTTCCTGGAAGTGCACACCGGGCCGCTGACCGCCGACCTGACCCCGACCCCGCGTCTTCTGGGCGTCGCCCTCTCCGCACGGGGAGAGAGCGGCCCGGAGTCCTTCCGGCTGGAACGGACCTCCCCCGGGTCGCCGGACGTCCGGATCCACGTCGACGCCCCGGGCTATTGCCGGATCCCCAACATCGTCCACGCCGACGCCCTCGACCCGGCGCACCGGGTCGCCGCGGCCCTCGAACTCTCGCGGTTCGACCCGCCGTTCGAGAAGGCGACGCCGTTCCTGCTCTGGCTGCTGGAGCACGCCGAGGCCGCCGCCCGCTGA
- a CDS encoding M16 family metallopeptidase, which yields MARRLKSHSTVARVGSQPVFERVLGNGLKVLVLPRKGVRIVVCDLFYPVGSFDEPPGKTGIAHFLEHMLFKGTERFPKGSIDQLAFVAGGQANADTGEDRTHYWFSLPADRWELALEIEADRMTCARFDRREVEAERQVVGEERARDVESALARLDQTHQALSYLRHPYRNPVLGWPQDLASITVDDLEAFYRSHYRPDGAVLVFAGDLDPERVMERVEGRLGAVPSGKVRPHRLDGDEGTQSGRRDFVLVEPDAMPRAILGWHTVPSQHPDAPAIDVLADVLSAGRRSRLWRALVEDDRLAGWVEALHAPGRQGGQFLVQLEAAEERIDRTEVEAAIFDIVGDLIRKGPTDEEMRRVRNRFEAGWRWDQEDLLALACGVGEAALWGDWRDWQADHAAALAVDAAAVRQVAAKYLVEANLTSGWLLRSDDAPAPSSHAAASNRRVSAGRQPSYPATGEPFVAADLPAASLPSRPRLIDYRPRRFVLDNGLRVIHERRPGVGVAAVDFYVEGGWVREAAPGAAALTSRMLEEGSASRSAQDVAAAIEDVGGSLELSSAWSALRTRSEDLALGLEILADVARRPAFPPDALEWTKQRLVADLKADREDPAFRAEQEFRRLVYGDHPLGRDYRGGVRDLRRLTRDDVVAHHHRHFAPENAFLVVVGEFDPARLKRLVEAHLGDWKSNGATPPPWPQLPEVGRPRARRIDCPGEQVHIVLGHRGIARHDPDFDALLILDHILGTGPGFSDRLGRIVRDEMGLVYSIGGGATDSADVLPGLFRIYAGTMPEEADRVVAAVAEQIRAMHDGRFSDDEVDRVQRYLAGASLFELQTVEQRAERLVDLERLGLPLDEPRNWPTRIAAVTPDRVRDAARRRLRPDGLFRVELGPVAKSPRKVAARRR from the coding sequence ATGGCTCGACGGCTCAAGTCGCATTCCACCGTCGCCAGGGTGGGCTCCCAGCCGGTTTTCGAACGGGTCCTGGGCAACGGCCTGAAGGTCCTGGTCCTCCCCCGCAAGGGGGTCCGGATCGTGGTCTGCGACCTGTTCTACCCGGTCGGTTCCTTCGACGAGCCCCCGGGGAAGACCGGGATCGCCCACTTCCTGGAGCACATGCTCTTCAAGGGGACCGAGCGTTTCCCGAAGGGGAGCATCGACCAGCTCGCGTTCGTCGCAGGCGGTCAGGCCAACGCCGACACCGGGGAAGACCGCACCCACTACTGGTTCTCGCTCCCCGCCGATCGCTGGGAGCTGGCCCTGGAGATCGAGGCCGACCGCATGACGTGCGCCCGCTTCGACCGCCGCGAGGTCGAGGCCGAGCGCCAGGTCGTGGGCGAGGAGCGGGCGCGGGACGTCGAGTCGGCCCTGGCCCGGCTCGACCAGACCCACCAGGCCCTGTCCTACCTTCGCCACCCGTATCGGAACCCGGTGCTGGGCTGGCCCCAGGACCTGGCCTCGATCACCGTCGACGACCTGGAAGCCTTCTACCGCAGCCACTACCGGCCCGACGGCGCCGTCCTGGTCTTCGCGGGCGACCTCGACCCGGAGCGGGTCATGGAGCGCGTCGAGGGCCGCCTGGGGGCGGTCCCGTCCGGCAAGGTCCGCCCGCACCGGCTGGACGGCGACGAGGGGACCCAGTCGGGTCGCCGCGATTTCGTCCTGGTCGAGCCCGACGCCATGCCGCGGGCGATCCTGGGCTGGCACACCGTGCCGTCGCAGCACCCCGACGCCCCCGCGATCGACGTCCTGGCCGACGTCCTCTCGGCCGGCCGCCGCTCGCGGCTCTGGCGGGCGCTCGTCGAGGACGACCGCCTCGCCGGCTGGGTCGAGGCGCTGCACGCGCCCGGGAGGCAGGGGGGGCAGTTCCTCGTGCAGCTCGAGGCCGCCGAGGAGCGGATCGACCGCACCGAGGTCGAGGCCGCCATCTTCGACATCGTCGGCGACCTGATCCGCAAGGGGCCGACCGACGAGGAGATGCGGCGGGTCCGCAACCGCTTCGAGGCCGGCTGGCGATGGGACCAGGAAGACCTGCTGGCGCTGGCCTGCGGCGTCGGCGAGGCCGCCCTGTGGGGCGACTGGCGGGACTGGCAGGCCGACCACGCCGCCGCCCTGGCGGTCGACGCCGCGGCCGTCCGCCAGGTGGCCGCGAAGTACCTCGTCGAGGCCAACCTGACCTCGGGCTGGCTGCTCCGCTCCGACGACGCCCCGGCCCCCTCGTCGCACGCGGCCGCCTCGAACCGGCGGGTCTCGGCGGGCCGGCAGCCCAGCTACCCGGCCACCGGCGAGCCGTTCGTCGCGGCCGACCTGCCCGCCGCGAGCCTCCCCTCGCGGCCGCGCCTGATCGACTATCGGCCCCGGCGGTTCGTGCTGGACAACGGCCTGCGGGTGATCCACGAACGTCGGCCGGGCGTCGGCGTGGCCGCGGTCGACTTCTACGTCGAGGGCGGGTGGGTCCGCGAGGCGGCCCCCGGCGCGGCGGCGCTGACGAGTCGGATGCTCGAAGAGGGGAGCGCCAGCCGCTCGGCGCAGGACGTCGCGGCGGCCATCGAGGACGTGGGCGGCTCGCTCGAACTCAGCTCCGCCTGGAGCGCCCTGCGGACGCGGTCGGAGGACCTGGCCCTGGGCCTGGAGATCCTGGCCGACGTCGCCCGCCGCCCGGCCTTCCCGCCCGACGCCCTGGAATGGACCAAGCAGCGGCTCGTCGCCGACCTGAAGGCCGACCGGGAAGACCCCGCCTTCCGCGCCGAGCAGGAATTTCGACGGCTCGTCTACGGCGACCACCCGCTGGGCCGCGACTACCGCGGGGGCGTCCGCGACCTCCGCCGGCTGACTCGCGACGACGTCGTCGCCCACCACCACCGCCACTTCGCCCCCGAGAACGCCTTCCTCGTCGTGGTCGGCGAGTTCGATCCGGCGCGCCTCAAGCGGCTGGTCGAGGCCCACCTCGGCGACTGGAAGTCGAATGGGGCGACGCCCCCGCCGTGGCCGCAGCTCCCCGAGGTCGGCCGTCCCCGGGCGCGGCGGATCGACTGCCCGGGCGAGCAGGTGCACATCGTCCTGGGCCATCGCGGCATCGCCCGCCACGACCCCGACTTCGACGCGCTCCTGATTTTGGACCACATCCTGGGGACCGGCCCCGGCTTCTCGGACCGCCTGGGGCGGATCGTCCGCGACGAGATGGGGCTGGTGTACAGCATCGGCGGCGGCGCGACCGACTCGGCCGACGTGCTGCCCGGCCTCTTCCGGATCTACGCCGGCACCATGCCCGAGGAGGCCGACCGCGTGGTCGCCGCCGTCGCCGAGCAGATCCGGGCCATGCACGACGGGCGATTCTCCGACGACGAGGTCGACCGGGTCCAGCGCTACCTGGCCGGGGCCTCGCTGTTCGAGCTGCAGACGGTCGAGCAGCGCGCCGAGCGGCTGGTCGACCTCGAACGCCTGGGCCTGCCGCTCGACGAGCCCCGGAACTGGCCGACGCGGATCGCCGCCGTCACCCCCGATCGGGTCCGCGACGCCGCCCGCCGTCGGCTCCGCCCCGACGGGTTGTTTCGCGTGGAACTCGGCCCGGTGGCGAAGTCGCCGCGGAAGGTCGCCGCGCGGCGACGCTGA
- a CDS encoding CHRD domain-containing protein yields MKPALAPLLALLLVSSAARADFIVTATLTGDQQVPPNASPAVGFAALTYESASGELAYVISFGGLSGDLAAAHIHFGSAGTTGPVILPFVIPPGTGTDGALVGLLTAADFIAAPGGPASFADALVAIQAGETYVNLHTPNFPDGEIRGQLSEFVAVPEPAGLVLLGLGGLAVGALAARRRPAGV; encoded by the coding sequence ATGAAGCCCGCACTCGCCCCTCTCCTGGCCCTGCTGCTCGTCTCTTCGGCCGCCCGCGCCGATTTCATCGTCACGGCGACCCTGACCGGCGACCAGCAGGTCCCGCCGAACGCCTCGCCGGCCGTCGGCTTCGCCGCCCTGACCTACGAGTCGGCGTCCGGGGAACTGGCCTACGTGATCTCGTTCGGCGGCCTCTCGGGCGACCTGGCCGCGGCCCACATCCATTTCGGTTCGGCCGGGACCACCGGGCCGGTCATCCTGCCCTTCGTCATCCCGCCGGGGACCGGGACCGACGGCGCCCTCGTCGGGCTCCTGACGGCGGCCGACTTCATCGCGGCCCCCGGCGGGCCGGCGTCCTTCGCCGACGCCCTCGTCGCCATCCAGGCCGGCGAAACGTACGTCAACCTGCACACGCCCAACTTCCCCGACGGCGAAATCCGCGGCCAGTTGAGCGAGTTCGTCGCTGTGCCCGAGCCGGCCGGCCTGGTCCTCCTGGGACTCGGCGGGCTGGCCGTCGGGGCCCTGGCCGCGCGGCGTCGGCCGGCCGGCGTCTGA
- the fabD gene encoding ACP S-malonyltransferase — translation MSKIAFLFPGQGAQAVGMCRELEQELPAVRALFDRAEAVLGIDLRKLCLEGPAEALEATDVSQPAIFVASLAALESLKATNPEAVAACQGAAGLSLGEYTALTFAGALDFEAGLEVVRRRGQAMQAASTASPSGMVSVLGLDEDKVDELCAKVEPYGRLWKANMLGPGNIVVSGDAAALEHVEPIAQELGAMKVVRLAVAGAFHTPLMRPADEQLAEVLARVDVRAPRIPVYSNVDASPHDDPEAIRSILVTQVLQGVRWDESMRRMIADGFDTFYEIGPGRVLTGLLKRIDRKTPCTSVAAR, via the coding sequence ATGTCCAAGATCGCCTTCCTCTTCCCCGGCCAGGGAGCCCAGGCCGTCGGCATGTGCCGCGAGCTGGAGCAGGAACTGCCGGCCGTCCGGGCCCTGTTCGACCGCGCCGAGGCCGTGCTCGGCATCGACCTCCGCAAGCTCTGTCTGGAGGGACCGGCCGAGGCCCTCGAGGCGACGGACGTCAGCCAGCCGGCCATCTTCGTCGCCAGCCTCGCCGCGCTTGAGAGCCTCAAGGCGACCAACCCCGAGGCCGTCGCGGCCTGCCAGGGCGCGGCCGGCTTGAGCCTGGGCGAGTACACCGCCCTGACGTTCGCCGGCGCACTCGATTTCGAGGCCGGCCTGGAGGTCGTCCGCCGTCGCGGCCAGGCGATGCAGGCGGCGTCGACCGCCTCTCCCAGCGGCATGGTCAGCGTGCTGGGGCTCGACGAGGACAAGGTCGACGAGCTGTGCGCCAAGGTCGAGCCGTACGGCCGACTCTGGAAGGCCAACATGCTTGGCCCCGGCAACATCGTCGTCTCCGGCGACGCCGCGGCCCTGGAGCACGTCGAGCCGATCGCGCAGGAGCTGGGGGCGATGAAGGTCGTCCGCCTGGCGGTCGCGGGAGCCTTCCACACCCCCCTGATGAGGCCGGCCGACGAGCAGCTCGCCGAGGTCCTGGCCCGCGTCGACGTCCGGGCCCCGCGGATCCCCGTCTACTCCAACGTCGACGCCTCGCCCCACGACGACCCGGAGGCGATCCGCTCGATCCTCGTCACCCAGGTGCTGCAAGGCGTGCGCTGGGACGAATCGATGCGGCGGATGATCGCCGACGGGTTCGATACGTTTTACGAGATCGGCCCCGGCCGGGTGCTCACGGGCCTGCTGAAGCGGATCGACCGCAAGACGCCCTGCACGAGCGTCGCGGCGCGCTGA
- a CDS encoding STAS domain-containing protein produces MPPSPPEFELLSLNMVGDVAVAQVTTHELRFPNQAQALSYELGLVVGQDWAAKTLIDLSRVQYVGSTTYAVLVGTVKRAAEMGHLVKLCGLAGEVRVGADIIGLDRIAEIYETEAEALAAFAAPPTGPAFAS; encoded by the coding sequence ATGCCCCCGAGCCCCCCGGAATTCGAGCTTCTCAGCCTCAACATGGTCGGCGACGTCGCCGTCGCCCAGGTGACGACCCACGAGCTGAGGTTCCCGAACCAGGCCCAGGCGCTCTCGTACGAGCTGGGCCTGGTCGTCGGCCAGGATTGGGCGGCGAAGACGCTGATCGACCTGAGCCGGGTGCAGTACGTCGGCAGCACGACCTACGCCGTGCTGGTGGGGACGGTCAAGCGGGCGGCCGAGATGGGGCACCTCGTGAAGCTCTGCGGCCTCGCCGGAGAGGTGCGGGTCGGGGCCGACATCATCGGCCTCGACCGCATCGCCGAGATCTACGAGACCGAGGCCGAGGCCCTCGCCGCCTTCGCCGCGCCGCCGACCGGGCCGGCGTTCGCCTCCTGA
- the plsX gene encoding phosphate acyltransferase PlsX has translation MRIALDAMGGDFAPGPIVAGAVEAVLDREDLITVLVGDRERIEAELEKAPQAPRDRLPIVHAAEAIGMDEKPVEALRKKRDNSISRSWAMMAAGEVQAIVSAGNTGAMVASALFAGAHAKMFLPGVRRPGIAAIFPSHQGPIVIIDVGANMAPKPEDLYQYGLMGSIYAEEILGVTAPRIGILNVGSEEEKGNDLTRGTRKLFEESPWASRFVGNVEGRDIYEGHVRVVICDGFVGNVLLKAGEGAVDFLFATLREELARLLPEFPVEVGQKIAGSLMNLKRRFEYEEFGGAPLLGIRGACIICHGSSKSRAIKNALRVANLMAADRINAKIVEQLGATLDDAVDAPKS, from the coding sequence ATGCGCATAGCCCTGGACGCGATGGGAGGCGACTTCGCCCCCGGACCGATCGTCGCGGGCGCGGTGGAGGCGGTCCTGGATCGCGAGGACCTGATCACGGTCCTGGTCGGCGACCGCGAGCGGATCGAGGCCGAGCTGGAGAAGGCGCCCCAGGCGCCGCGCGACCGGCTGCCGATCGTCCACGCCGCCGAGGCGATCGGGATGGACGAGAAGCCCGTCGAGGCCCTCCGCAAGAAGCGCGACAACTCGATCTCCAGGAGCTGGGCGATGATGGCCGCCGGCGAGGTGCAGGCCATCGTCTCGGCCGGCAACACCGGCGCGATGGTGGCCTCGGCGCTCTTCGCCGGGGCCCACGCCAAGATGTTCCTCCCCGGCGTCCGCCGCCCCGGCATCGCGGCGATCTTCCCGTCGCACCAGGGGCCGATCGTCATCATCGACGTCGGCGCCAACATGGCCCCCAAGCCCGAAGACCTCTATCAGTACGGCCTGATGGGCTCGATCTACGCCGAGGAGATCCTGGGCGTCACCGCGCCCCGCATCGGCATCCTCAACGTCGGCTCGGAGGAGGAGAAGGGGAACGACCTCACCCGCGGCACCCGGAAGCTGTTCGAGGAGAGCCCCTGGGCCTCGCGGTTCGTCGGCAACGTCGAGGGCCGCGACATCTACGAGGGCCACGTCCGCGTGGTCATCTGCGACGGCTTCGTGGGCAACGTCCTGCTGAAGGCGGGGGAGGGGGCCGTCGACTTCCTGTTCGCGACCCTCCGCGAGGAGCTGGCCCGGCTCCTGCCCGAGTTCCCCGTCGAGGTCGGCCAGAAGATCGCCGGCAGCCTCATGAACCTGAAGCGGCGGTTCGAGTACGAGGAGTTCGGCGGCGCCCCCTTGCTGGGCATCCGCGGGGCCTGCATCATCTGCCACGGCTCGTCCAAGTCGCGGGCGATCAAGAACGCCCTGCGGGTCGCCAACCTGATGGCCGCGGACCGGATCAACGCCAAGATCGTCGAGCAGCTCGGGGCCACCCTCGACGACGCCGTCGACGCGCCCAAGAGCTGA